GGGGGCCCGGGGAGAAGAAGGGAACAGTGCAGGGGCAGCCGGGACAGAGTCCGACCTAACCCCTGGCCCACGCTTGCCATGGAAGTACCGCACTCCCCGAAGGAGCACACAGCCTTGGTggtctgccccttcccctccagggaATCACGGGCCCCTCCTGCAGTACTGACAAGGAGGGAGAGCACTTCCTGCTCTGCTGAGGAGCCCCAGGGGCCCCCTTGGCTGGGCCCCTCCAATGACCCAGAAGAGATGGCCTTCCCCGAACTCCAGCATGCCTGGGGAGCAATCGTCGCATGCCTCCTAGTCCAGACCCCAGGCACCAGGCCAGTGTGTCATGGCACTCAGGTGACTTTTTCAACAGGCAGGAAGGCAGGTCTGGCATTCCCCTACAGAGCTGGCCCACCAGCCCAGCGGGGGGGCTCTAGATGCCCAGCCTCTGGCCCAATGTTACCAGACTCACCAAGGCACGGCACAAGGCTCTGCCCACCCACGCCTCAGTTTCCTACTCATGAAAGGAAAATGACAACTAGTGCCTTGTCATCACCCTCACCTCCAGACCCAAGTGGCAGGGGAACTAAAGTGGGCTTCACtgtcctggggcagggggtgggcaacCACCTACTTCCATTGGGTCCCAGAAACAAGAAAAGGCCTCCCAAGGGCTCTGCAAATGGGCCCCTGGTGACAGCGACCTCGAGTCCTCTCCCCAGGTGGCAGGCCCCTTTGCCCATATGCAGttccccctcttctccccactgGCAGATGCTGCCCACATACCTCCATGTAGTCACCCTGCCCGGAGCCTCTTTCTgggccaggaggggcaggagagtcCTGGGGTGTGGGTCTGGCTGGTGGGATATCAGGTGGCAGGTCATCAGGTGGCGGGGTACCAGGTGGCTTCTTGTGGTGGCTGGAAGGCTGGGTTGGGATCCGGTGCAGATACCCATAGCCGATACCACACCCCAGACTGCCAAAGTCCAGAAACATTCAATCCAGGAGGTTGTCTCACAGCCCTTCCAAGGCCTGCCAACCCCACCCACTACTGGAAGTGAGGGGCAGGAAAGGGTGCCTCCTGGACCAGTGGTCAACCTCAGGATCCCTGGACCCAGAgcccagcctccacccccaccgTGGGACTCTGGGGGTCCATGTCCAGTGGCCAGGTCCAGCCAGAGTCCCGGGCCCCCACCCTGCAGCCCTCCGACTGAGGAAGTACCTGCCCTCTCCACCCCAGGCTGCGTTGGGAGTTACAGTCACCTCCCGGCAGGAGTCGGACTCGGAGTTGTAAACCATCAGCTTCAAGGGCTTCCCCTCGTGGGACTCGATGAGTGTAAAGAAGTCCTCGGACTACGACAAAGCCAGCGCCTGAGTCCCGCTCCCGGCACTGGAATTGGATGCCTCAACACGAGGCCCTCCTCAAGGACAGCAACCATCTCCACACCCTACccagggggcctggggagggcaaATCAAAGGTTGCTCACCTCCTGGAGGATCTGATCTGAACCAACCACATAGTCTGTGTAGGGGCGCAGGCCAGCCAGTGAGGCAGGTGAAGAGGGTTCCACGTCCTGGAGAAAGAATCACCAACTACCTACCTATCTTGCTCCTCCAGGTGGGGAGGCAAGGGTGGGTGGCGGGGAGGATGGAGGAGGCTGCCTCTCCAGGTACTGAGTAGGGCACTTGTCATCTGTCTCCAGGCCAGGACCTCCTACTCTGCTCCCTCACCTCCAGACCTCCCCCAGGTGCAGGGCCtgcccagcagagggcagcaCCACGGCACTGCTCACAGCCCTGAGCTCTGGAATCTGACCCGGTAGACCTCTAGCTGGAGTCCTGGACTCCACCAACCTCTAACTGGGACTAGGGACAAATACTTAACCCCGTAGTGTCTGTTTCATGATTAGAAGTAGGATATGCAGTACTTCCTCGTAGGGTTGCCGGGATTACAAATAGAATATAGGAGAAGAATGAAAATCACACGGTGGCCCACAGTAAGCGCCCAACTGCAGTGCCGTTACTGCTGCAGGTATGTGGCTGAAGACCCTGCGTAGGGGCTGGACGTGGGGGCAGCGAGCAGAACTGGGTACAAGGAACGCTTCCTCCCTTGGGAAACTACCACTCCCAATCTCCCTGAGAAATGTCAAGGGATTTGAATCATCACCCCCACTGCACTCATGGACAAACTGAGGTAGGCTGAGAGGTGGAGAAGTCTCCTATGAGAAGTCAGTGAGCAACAGAGGCTAGAAATCAAGTCGGTCCATTCCCGGCTCAGAGCACCCTCCTTCCACCAAGCCTTGGGACCAAGCATTCAAGATTGTGGGCACCATCAATTAATGTAcatctcgtgtgtgtgtgtgtgtttgtgtgtgtgtgtgtgtgtgtgtgagaacagACACTAATGGCAACACTTGTGCAACTCAGTCGCTTGAGATTCATGAAGACCCAGCCCCCAGGCACTAGCCCAAGGCCCAGAAGGGCTCTTAGGGGACCCACCAGAAAAGACTCAATACTGGTCTACTATAGAGTATTCCAGAAAAGACACAATTCCTAAAGACTAGCAGCAGCAGCCTTCTGGCAGTACAAGCACCCCTCCAGCAGATGCTATCCTACCTCCCAAAACAAGAAACCAAGGTTTAGAGGGTGAGAAGGTGCCCAAAGTCACCTGGCTAACAAGCAGGGTACACGGTTCAGGTGATGATGGGCAGCCTTCAGGGACCTCCCAGTTGCTCCCACACCCTACTCTtaccccctgcctcctgcctcccccctgcTCAGGCACCACCTCCCCGGCGCCCACTCACCAGCACATGCCACACGTGCTCGCTTGCCCTGCGGAAGCTGCAGAAGCGCACGCTGGCTCCCAGCAGGCCCTGGCCACCCCACATGTTGCTGGGTACCACCTCCACCTCGCGCAGCTTCATGGTCTTCATATTGAACACCTCCAGCTTCACAGGCTTCTCCACATTGGCCTTCAGCAGAGCCTTCAGTGTGTCATTCTCCTTGTTCTGTGGGGGCAGCGGGGCTGACTCCAAggctccccacccacaccccggGTTGGGGCCCCTCAGACAAGTCTGGGTCTGAGAGACGAGGCAGGGCCTCAGTGGCCGGCTGCCCAGCAGGCTCTGGTGTGGGCATGGACCAGGGTAGGGGTCTGGGCCTGTGACCACCGCAACCCCTACCATCCCTAAGCCCCACTAACCCCGCCTCCCTCAGCCCCCTGGAAATATGACAAAGAGCCTCCTTGGTCCAGAGCACTGTGGGGCTGCGCCTCACTGAAATGCCCCTTGGCCACCCTGATACCTCTCATGCCCTGAGAGGCAGGCCCCTTAAACCTGGTGGCTGGCTCCAAGAGTCCCCTCACTGCCCAGACACCTCAGAAAGgtcaggagcagggcagggccccAATCAGGCTGAGCACAGGCCTAAGAGAGATGGGCTAGGCCTCCctccagaaggagagggagggaggagcagggtggggCCTGCTGTGGGacaggagacacagacacacacacacacacacacaagcaaggcAGACACAGCACGGGGGAGCCTCACCAGCCTCGAGTGCCCGATGGTGACGATGAAATCAAAGTAGGGCTCCAGGCCCGCTTGCTGGGCTGGCGAGTTCTCCTGCACCTGTCTCACAGAGGAGGCCACAGTCACTGCACCAACCTCATGACACCCCGAGAGACCCCCAGCCCCCGATTCCAGAGACCAGCCATCACCACTTCCCGTGTCCCAGCAAGGACGCGGGCACTACACTGACTGCCCTAGGCAGGTCACACGTGGCCACTGTCAAGGTAATTCCATCCTCTTGCTACCTTCCTGGGCACAGACATTCCTCTGTAGGAAACGGCTCTTGTCTGATCTTGCTTCCTGAGCTGCCTCAGAGGAGgagagcccagggcagcccggggggcttcTAGTAGGCCACACAGGCACAGCGGAGCCTAGGCCTGTGGGGAAGCTCGGGGCGTGGGGAAGCCAGAAGGTTTACCAGAAAGGGTTAGAtgtgggcaggaagggagggccCCAGAACAGAAGGAACCAGGGCTGCGCTCAGAAAGACAGAGGGTAGGCAGTCTGTGGCCAGATCCCAAGGGGCCCCAGAGCCTGTGGTAACAGATCCAGGCTCAGTTGGGCGGGCGTGGGAGCTGAGGAGTGTGGCTGAGGGCAGCAGCCCTACCGGCAGGGatgcctgagcagggagcctgtgagAGGGAGCCTCACAGGGAGCAGGGCCGGATCCCTGCCTCACAGCCTGGTGTCCACTCCCAGCCCAAGAGTGCCTCCTGCCCAAATCCAGGAACTCCCGGCCATCTCCAAAAACACAGCAACCAGGCCTCCCAGCTGGGGTGGAAATCCCTCTCAAAGGCCCCATTTACGGAGCCTCACTCGAACAATGCAGTCTTTATCCCCAGCCAGACCCTGCGGTGGGCCCCACACCCTCAGGCCTTTGGCTGTGAGCACTTGATATCCTGCTGGTCAGGCCTCAGCCCAGAGGACACGGGGCTCACGTGGCCTCAGGTTCTGGATGCTTCCACAATAGGAAGGCCCTGCGGCTTCTGCCGCCCACCACCCACCTGCCTGTAGTCTTGGGAGTCCCCAAGCCGAAGGAGAGCTCCCCTGCTCAGAGCCCTGGGACCAAGGCAGACTCGCCCCTGGAATTAGGACTCCCTTCTGGCCATGTCACCGCCAACTGACACAAGCCCCCTGCTTGCCACTCCCGGAAGCTGCTGTGGCTTCCAATGACAGTGAGCCCAGAAACTGACTTCAGCCCAACTGGCCTGCGACAGGGGAGCTCTGAGCCCTGCCACATCCCTTCATGGGACAGCTGGAACAAGGCGTTTTCTTGAAAGCCATAGGACAGTTACTCAGGGACAGCCTGCTCAGGACCACTTCCATGCCACTAGGCCTCCCTCTGGGAGGGTCCCTGCTCCTGAGGCCGATGCCACCCAGCCAGCGGTCAGCTGCCCTCTGTCATTATGGAGGCCCAGAGGCTCAGGCCTCCAAtcccccagccctctccccaccctctgccatGACCCGTCCTCTCTGGCTGTACCCCACTGCCCTTGCCCTGGGCCTTGCCATCACCCACTATGGCTCTAGCACAGAAATAACCTATGTGGCTGCCACCGCCCCCCACTGCCTCCCCAACAAGTGCTGCCCACTGTCCAGCTCTCTCCTGGGGgctcccatcacccccacccccacagccccaCAATGCCTGCTGCTTTCATAACACTTTCCGCTGTGCTCCCCCATCAGGGAAGCTAGTGTAATTAAAGTGACAACAGCTGACACTTGCTGAGGATTGGCTCGGTGCCAGGGGACTGCGCTACCCTGCATTTAGCCCTTGTACTAATACTTCGGAGAAGTACTCCATTAGTCAGAAATCTGACCTCAGGAAGTCCAACCCAGAGCCTGCTCTGTTCCGCTGCCCTGTAAGGACCATCTCCCGGGGAACCTCCACGCCTCTAATCTCAGGGAGGGCCTGGTGCATAGTGAGAACGCCAGTATTTATAGAAGGCTGCACACGTGTtcttcagtgtttaaaaaaaaatgggggggggaggggatccctgggtggctcagcggtttgccgcctgcctttggcccagagtgcgatgctggagaccctggatggagtcccacgtcgggctcccggtgcatggagcctgcgtctccctctgcctgtgtctctgtgtctctcatgaataaatagataaaatcttaaaaaaaaaaaaaaaaatgggtacctagttggctcagcagttgagcatctgccttgggctcaggttgtgatcccggggtcctgggatcgagtcccacaccgggctccccacagagaacctgcttctccctctgcctatgtctctgcccctcttggggtctctcatgaataagtaaataaaagccttaaaaatttttagtagGTAATGTCAACGTCCACGAAAATGCCCCGAGGCCCCACACAGTCTGGCCTGTGCCCCCTGCGGGCCGCCCGTGACTGCACAGCAGCCTCCTCCCGGGCTCCTCCTCCACCGCCAGCGCCACCCGCTCAGCGCCCGCCCCGCTGGAAGGCTCCGCCCGCAGGTGCTCGCACTGCCCCCCGCACCGATCCCCGCACCGATCCCCGCGCCACGTCTCCGCGCGCCCCGCCTGTCCCTGCCCGCAGCACCGCGAGCGCCTCGAGACGCGGGACGCTGGGTCCCGGGCAGGCCCGTCTCCGGCGCCCACAGCGCCCACAGCGCCTGCCAGGGCGGCGCGCGCAGGTCCCCGGCGCTGCGGACGAGGCCGCGCGCCTCCTCCCGCCAAGCCCTCGGGTCCTCCGCTTCCCGCCCTCCCTGCGGAGCTGCCCCGGACGCCCACCCGACAGCCCGCCCTCGGCCCGGTCCTTCCCTTCAGC
This sequence is a window from Canis lupus dingo isolate Sandy chromosome 23, ASM325472v2, whole genome shotgun sequence. Protein-coding genes within it:
- the GORASP1 gene encoding Golgi reassembly-stacking protein 1 isoform X1; protein product: MGLGASAEQSPGGAEGFHLHGVQENSPAQQAGLEPYFDFIVTIGHSRLNKENDTLKALLKANVEKPVKLEVFNMKTMKLREVEVVPSNMWGGQGLLGASVRFCSFRRASEHVWHVLDVEPSSPASLAGLRPYTDYVVGSDQILQESEDFFTLIESHEGKPLKLMVYNSESDSCREVTVTPNAAWGGEGSLGCGIGYGYLHRIPTQPSSHHKKPPGTPPPDDLPPDIPPARPTPQDSPAPPGPERGSGQGDYMEALLQAPGSSMEGQLSEPGSPSLGAPDLGGLPCPMETLQPPPPVQRVMDPGFLDVSGISLLDSSNASVWPSLPSSTELISTALSASGPEDVSSSGSHERGGEATWSGSEFEVSFPDSPGIQAQPDHLPQLTLPDSLTFAASPEDGLSAELLEAQAEEEPASTESPDFGAEAKGAASQAQLSTPE